The Lagenorhynchus albirostris chromosome 12, mLagAlb1.1, whole genome shotgun sequence nucleotide sequence GCAGCAGGGCAAGGGCTTGATGGGCTTGTCTTCCAGGCACACCCGGCACATCAGCACCATGAGGGGCGCATAGGGATCCCCGACCCCACCCAGGCCAGAGTAGGGTGGAGCTCCCAGCAGGCTGGGCACGGAGAACGGCTCGGGCGCCAGGTAGAACTCCAGCTCGATGCTGCCGCCGTCGGGGGACAGGGTGTCCGCTGGGAGCGACAGccgggggctggggaaggaggagggggtgcTGGGAGGGTTGGTCACCGGCGGAGCCCGGGGTGGCGACGCGGGCAGCGAGAGCCGCTCCGCCGAGGGGACCTCGGGCAGGTCGTTCTCCACGCAGAACACGGAGCAGAAGACTTGTCTCTTGGCGGGGGGCGGGCGCCGCTGGCCCAGCACGTCCAGGACCAGTCCGTCTGGGGCCCCGACGCGGGTCCGGGGCTCCGGCTGCTCGCCGGGGGGCGCCTCCTGCTGTTCATCCCCTCTCTCGCTTCGGTCCCtcgcttcctcctcctcctttgccAGCTGCTGTTGCAAAGCCTGGGGGTTGAGGGGCCCGGTGTAGGCCAGTCCTGCGGGCTGCGCCGGTGCCTGGTTCTTCTTCCAGCTCGGGGCCCCCCGGCTTCTCGCGGGCTCCGGGACGCTCGTGTCCGCGCAGCCCGAGTCGCTTCCGCAGC carries:
- the RNF217 gene encoding E3 ubiquitin-protein ligase RNF217 isoform X4; this translates as MGEEQSTVSGSGGPLEARTPPGGATGHPEPPRPPGDSTGAPGPRASSAEPSGDSCGSDSGCADTSVPEPARSRGAPSWKKNQAPAQPAGLAYTGPLNPQALQQQLAKEEEEARDRSERGDEQQEAPPGEQPEPRTRVGAPDGLVLDVLGQRRPPPAKRQVFCSVFCVENDLPEVPSAERLSLPASPPRAPPVTNPPSTPSSFPSPRLSLPADTLSPDGGSIELEFYLAPEPFSVPSLLGAPPYSGLGGVGDPYAPLMVLMCRVCLEDKPIKPLPCCKKAVCEECLKVYLSSQVQLGQVEIKCPITECFEFLEETTVIYNLTHEDSIKYKYFLELGRIDSSTKPCPQCKHFTTFKKKGHIPTPSRSESKYKIQCPTCQFVWCFKCHSPWHEGVNCKEYKKGDKLLRHWASEIEHGQRNAQKCPKCKNRKEKIEEK